The following are from one region of the Arthrobacter sp. TMP15 genome:
- the serB gene encoding phosphoserine phosphatase SerB, protein MPSTFTAVSYGQTLSPAAMEKTRTVLTEHGYTIASERRENHPEFEVIVLELGSLTPSGTTHAQAAARLTRLRRALTEAGAGEINTAVVPDSLRWAKRKFIILDVDSTLIQQEVIELLAAHAGSEAEAEVTKVTEAAMRGELDFAQSLHHRVATLAGLPESVLAEVGAAIQLSAGAERLVSQAKEAGHVVAAVSGGFSQILTPLAEKLGLDFAMANDLEIIDGHLSGKVVGAVVDRATKAVQLQSWSQEVGIGAEATMAIGDGANDLDMMAAAALGVAFNAKPAVREAADAQINLPNLDIALALANIWTP, encoded by the coding sequence ATGCCCTCCACTTTCACAGCAGTTAGCTATGGCCAAACGCTCTCCCCTGCAGCCATGGAGAAAACCAGGACAGTATTGACCGAGCATGGTTACACCATCGCCTCGGAACGACGCGAGAACCATCCTGAATTTGAAGTGATTGTGCTGGAACTGGGATCCCTCACTCCTTCGGGAACAACTCACGCCCAAGCTGCTGCACGACTGACTCGCTTGCGTCGGGCCCTCACTGAGGCCGGTGCCGGAGAAATAAACACTGCCGTTGTTCCCGACTCGCTTCGCTGGGCAAAACGTAAATTCATCATTTTGGATGTTGACTCCACACTGATCCAGCAGGAAGTGATTGAACTTTTGGCAGCCCATGCTGGATCGGAGGCCGAAGCCGAGGTCACAAAGGTCACCGAGGCGGCCATGCGCGGAGAGTTGGATTTTGCTCAAAGTCTGCATCATCGGGTGGCCACCCTAGCGGGACTTCCGGAGAGCGTACTGGCGGAGGTTGGCGCGGCGATCCAGCTTTCAGCCGGGGCCGAACGGCTCGTATCCCAGGCAAAGGAAGCAGGACACGTTGTTGCCGCTGTTTCAGGGGGCTTTTCACAGATCCTCACCCCGCTGGCCGAGAAACTGGGCTTAGATTTCGCGATGGCAAACGACCTCGAAATCATTGATGGGCACCTAAGCGGCAAAGTGGTGGGGGCGGTAGTTGATAGAGCCACTAAGGCCGTGCAGTTGCAGAGCTGGAGCCAGGAAGTTGGCATCGGTGCTGAAGCCACCATGGCCATTGGTGACGGTGCCAATGACCTCGACATGATGGCTGCTGCTGCACTGGGAGTGGCATTCAACGCAAAACCGGCAGTTCGCGAAGCCGCCGACGCTCAGATCAACCTGCCAAATCTTGATATTGCCCTGGCCCTAGCTAACATCTGGACGCCCTAG
- a CDS encoding ABC transporter ATP-binding protein, producing MSEVLGLAGVSVVRGTKTLLDNVDWRVIEGERWVVLGPNGAGKSTLLQIAGARMHPTRGVAGILDEVLGAVDVFELRPRIGLASASLANQIPEHEKVLNVVVTASYGVTGRWREAYDRNDERRAFGLLEEWGVSTFFNRTFGSLSDGERKRVQIARALMSDPELLLLDEPGAGLDLAGREGLVKRLSELAADPMAPSTVLVTHHLEEIPPGFTHALLLRDGAVVAQGPIADVLTEEKLSATFGLPLNVASNAGRYTATARH from the coding sequence ATGAGTGAAGTCTTAGGTTTGGCCGGTGTCAGCGTTGTCCGCGGCACTAAAACATTGTTGGACAACGTCGACTGGCGTGTCATAGAAGGCGAACGTTGGGTGGTTCTTGGACCCAACGGTGCTGGCAAGAGCACATTGTTGCAAATTGCTGGTGCCCGCATGCACCCCACGCGTGGGGTTGCCGGGATTCTAGATGAGGTTTTGGGGGCCGTTGACGTCTTCGAGTTGCGCCCTCGTATTGGTTTGGCCTCTGCCAGTCTCGCAAACCAGATTCCGGAGCATGAGAAGGTGCTCAATGTAGTTGTGACGGCTTCTTACGGCGTCACAGGTCGCTGGCGCGAAGCATACGATCGTAATGATGAACGCCGTGCGTTTGGTCTGCTCGAGGAGTGGGGTGTTTCAACGTTCTTTAACCGCACCTTTGGTTCATTGAGCGATGGCGAACGCAAGCGGGTGCAGATTGCCCGGGCACTCATGAGTGATCCGGAGCTTCTTTTGCTCGATGAGCCCGGAGCCGGTCTTGATTTAGCCGGACGTGAAGGCCTGGTCAAGCGCCTCAGCGAACTGGCAGCTGACCCAATGGCCCCCAGCACCGTCCTTGTCACACACCACCTTGAAGAGATTCCACCCGGTTTCACGCATGCACTGTTGCTGCGCGACGGTGCCGTGGTTGCCCAAGGGCCCATCGCCGATGTCTTGACGGAAGAGAAACTCAGCGCTACGTTCGGCCTGCCGCTGAATGTCGCAAGTAACGCCGGAAGGTACACGGCGACAGCACGGCACTAA
- a CDS encoding sulfite exporter TauE/SafE family protein: protein MNALESFFILLGGLWAGTINTVVGSGTLVTFPILIALGIAPVMAVVSNAMGLIAGGVSGTWGYRRELRGMGPNLVRLMPASVLGGITGAYLLLHLPEEVFHVVAPVLIVFALALVIFQPRLQAAVKARRGNATSVRSHDALMVALVFLAGIYGGYFVAAQGVLLVAILGIFMSGTLQNANAVKNVLSLSVNVIAAISYLLFAPEKIIWIVVGLIAVSSLIGGFVGAKIGRRLPPVVLRTVIVALGLVALFFMIQKLVIA, encoded by the coding sequence GTGAACGCGCTTGAGTCATTTTTCATCCTGCTAGGCGGTCTGTGGGCCGGCACCATCAACACAGTGGTTGGCTCGGGGACTCTTGTTACCTTCCCCATCTTGATCGCCTTGGGGATCGCTCCCGTCATGGCAGTGGTCAGCAATGCAATGGGTTTAATTGCTGGCGGAGTTTCCGGCACGTGGGGCTATCGTCGCGAGCTGCGAGGGATGGGCCCCAATCTTGTCCGTCTGATGCCTGCGTCGGTACTGGGCGGGATAACAGGGGCGTACCTCCTGCTGCATCTACCTGAAGAAGTTTTCCACGTTGTTGCCCCCGTGCTGATTGTCTTTGCACTGGCATTGGTAATTTTTCAGCCCCGGCTGCAGGCTGCCGTGAAGGCCCGTCGCGGCAATGCCACATCCGTCCGCTCTCATGATGCGCTAATGGTGGCCTTGGTGTTTCTGGCGGGAATCTATGGCGGCTATTTTGTTGCGGCTCAGGGAGTGCTGTTGGTAGCGATCCTTGGCATCTTTATGAGTGGAACTTTGCAAAACGCGAACGCCGTCAAGAACGTGCTCTCACTGAGCGTGAACGTCATTGCGGCTATTTCCTACTTGCTGTTCGCCCCCGAGAAGATCATCTGGATCGTGGTTGGTTTGATCGCAGTCAGCTCGCTCATTGGTGGTTTTGTTGGCGCAAAGATCGGTCGCAGATTGCCGCCCGTGGTGTTGCGCACGGTTATTGTCGCCCTCGGATTGGTTGCTTTGTTCTTCATGATACAAAAATTGGTGATTGCATGA
- a CDS encoding RNA methyltransferase yields MIIVLQDAGDPRVSDYVSLTDVQLRKTKEPAEGLYIAESPKVLRRALEAGHRPRSFFLAEKWLPEMADVLEKYDDVPAFVGSSAILTEITGFNLHRGAMAAMHRPDARNIPALLAGSRRIAVLEDVTDHTNIGAIFRSAAALGIDAVLISPRCGDPLYRRSIRVSMGAVFQVPWARLPEWPAGLAMLHEEGFTLAALALVKDSLTIHELAARNEQKLALVVGTEGDGLSAQTLARADHTVMIPMCAGVDSLNVAAACAVAFFATAGSVET; encoded by the coding sequence ATGATCATCGTCCTGCAGGATGCCGGCGATCCTCGCGTCAGTGATTACGTTTCCCTCACCGACGTCCAATTACGCAAGACCAAAGAGCCCGCAGAAGGCCTGTATATCGCCGAAAGCCCCAAAGTCCTGCGCCGGGCCTTGGAGGCGGGTCACCGGCCCAGATCCTTCTTCCTGGCAGAAAAATGGTTACCGGAGATGGCTGATGTTTTAGAAAAGTACGACGACGTTCCCGCCTTCGTAGGGTCCAGCGCAATTCTGACGGAAATTACCGGCTTCAACCTTCATCGCGGCGCTATGGCTGCCATGCACCGTCCAGATGCGCGCAACATCCCGGCTCTACTGGCCGGGTCCCGGCGGATTGCCGTGCTGGAAGACGTTACGGATCACACTAATATTGGTGCGATTTTCCGATCTGCTGCCGCATTGGGAATAGATGCAGTTCTCATTAGCCCCCGTTGTGGGGACCCCCTTTACCGGCGCAGTATCCGGGTCAGTATGGGTGCGGTATTTCAAGTCCCATGGGCACGGCTGCCGGAATGGCCGGCGGGTTTGGCCATGCTCCATGAAGAAGGATTTACCTTGGCTGCACTTGCCCTCGTGAAGGACTCGCTCACCATTCACGAACTTGCTGCCCGCAATGAGCAAAAGCTGGCATTGGTGGTGGGTACAGAGGGGGACGGGCTCAGTGCCCAGACACTGGCACGAGCCGATCACACCGTGATGATCCCCATGTGCGCCGGCGTTGATTCGCTCAATGTGGCAGCAGCGTGTGCTGTAGCCTTTTTCGCCACCGCGGGTAGTGTAGAAACATGA
- a CDS encoding peroxiredoxin has translation MNLDEKLPDFSLADQHGMVRTLSELSADGPLVIFFYPLAGSGGCTKEACHFRDLQAEFAEAGAAIVGISTDSETKQLNFATKNNLSYPLLSDTKGEVADLFGVRRRLLAKSLPTKRATFIVDTNRILRFAVSSETNMNLHADQALAALATMG, from the coding sequence ATGAACTTAGATGAGAAATTACCGGATTTTTCTTTGGCTGATCAACATGGAATGGTCAGGACTCTTTCCGAACTAAGCGCCGATGGTCCTTTAGTTATTTTCTTTTACCCGCTGGCTGGCAGCGGAGGATGCACCAAGGAAGCCTGCCATTTCCGGGATTTGCAGGCCGAGTTCGCGGAGGCGGGCGCCGCCATTGTGGGCATCAGCACGGACTCTGAAACCAAACAGCTGAACTTTGCCACGAAAAACAACCTCAGCTACCCACTGCTGAGCGACACAAAAGGCGAGGTAGCCGACTTGTTCGGAGTACGGCGTCGCCTATTAGCGAAATCCCTACCCACCAAAAGAGCCACCTTCATTGTTGATACAAACAGAATTCTGCGTTTCGCAGTCTCCAGTGAAACAAATATGAATTTACATGCCGATCAGGCACTGGCTGCTCTCGCCACAATGGGCTAA
- a CDS encoding type B 50S ribosomal protein L31 yields MKQNTHPKYEAIVFNDLASDTKFLTRSTATSKKTIEWEDGNTYPVIDVEISSESHPFYTGKQRIMDSAGRVERFNARFAGFGKK; encoded by the coding sequence GTGAAGCAGAACACCCACCCGAAGTATGAAGCCATCGTTTTCAATGACTTGGCTTCAGATACCAAGTTCCTGACGCGCTCCACGGCGACGTCCAAGAAGACCATCGAGTGGGAAGATGGCAACACCTACCCCGTTATCGACGTGGAAATCTCTTCAGAGTCACACCCGTTCTACACGGGCAAGCAGCGCATCATGGACAGCGCCGGCCGCGTGGAGCGCTTCAACGCCCGCTTCGCAGGCTTCGGCAAGAAGTAG
- a CDS encoding biotin/lipoate A/B protein ligase family protein: MATQLHGEYKVHGGKLVVVDCTVKHGLLDEVQVSGDFFLEPDEALDDINAALNGLAIELPAIEFASAITAALPADAVLFGFSAQAVSIAVRRALTKATSWIDHEWDIIAPTVLPTAINVALDEILTEEVGAGRRNPTLRFWDWEEPSVVIGSFQSVRNELDPIGVEKHGIHVVRRISGGGAMFMEAGNCITYSLYLPQTLVDGLTFEDSYKFLDAWVLAALESMGIEAFYVPLNDIATSAGKIGGAAQKRLSNGAMLHHVTMSYDIDAEKMIQVLRIGKEKLSDKGTRSAKKRVDPLRRQSGLSRQDILERMSETFIDRYGARAAFLTDTELAEAAHRVERKFGTTEWLHRIT, encoded by the coding sequence ATGGCAACGCAACTTCATGGTGAATATAAGGTGCATGGCGGCAAATTGGTCGTGGTTGACTGCACGGTCAAGCATGGTCTCCTTGATGAGGTCCAGGTCAGTGGTGATTTTTTCCTTGAGCCAGATGAGGCGCTGGATGACATCAATGCTGCCCTGAACGGTTTAGCTATTGAACTGCCCGCTATTGAATTCGCCAGCGCCATCACGGCTGCCCTCCCTGCGGACGCGGTGCTGTTTGGATTTTCAGCGCAGGCCGTGTCCATAGCAGTGCGCAGAGCACTGACCAAGGCAACAAGCTGGATTGACCATGAGTGGGACATTATTGCGCCAACTGTCCTGCCAACAGCCATCAATGTCGCCTTGGATGAGATCCTCACCGAGGAAGTGGGAGCGGGTAGACGAAACCCAACCCTCCGTTTTTGGGACTGGGAAGAACCCTCGGTTGTTATCGGCAGCTTCCAGTCCGTCCGCAATGAACTCGACCCCATCGGGGTGGAGAAGCATGGTATTCACGTTGTCCGCAGGATCAGTGGTGGCGGTGCCATGTTCATGGAAGCAGGTAACTGCATCACCTATTCGTTGTACCTTCCCCAGACTCTCGTTGATGGACTCACTTTTGAGGACTCCTACAAATTTCTTGATGCCTGGGTATTAGCTGCTCTTGAGTCGATGGGCATCGAGGCTTTCTATGTGCCGCTGAACGACATTGCCACCAGCGCCGGTAAAATTGGCGGCGCAGCCCAGAAGCGACTCAGCAACGGAGCAATGCTCCATCACGTGACAATGAGCTATGACATTGATGCGGAAAAAATGATTCAGGTCCTGCGCATCGGGAAAGAGAAGCTCTCAGATAAGGGCACCCGATCCGCCAAGAAGCGTGTAGATCCTTTGCGCCGCCAGAGTGGGCTAAGCCGCCAAGACATTCTTGAGCGCATGTCAGAGACATTCATTGATCGTTATGGTGCCCGTGCAGCATTCCTCACTGATACCGAACTTGCCGAGGCGGCACACCGTGTGGAGCGTAAATTTGGCACTACGGAGTGGCTGCACAGAATTACATGA
- a CDS encoding tellurite resistance/C4-dicarboxylate transporter family protein, which yields MSASSQDSPRALSWWPNQPPASFAFVMATGIVSASLLDAGWSVAATILLWIAAVALLLLFIGLIGRLVTHNADAAADFRNPHKGFGYLTLVAAINVVGIGFHPVAPQATWILAAISIVLWLFLAYGVPLSMMLRTEMGESLRPRLLPVDGTWFLWVVSTQSISMAAASLATGGSTVRLLSDAAVAFWGVGIMLYLTLTTMVVLRLLTGGENLGGIVPTNWIFMGATAITVLAGSMILHLPADIPVVHLAGPTVGGLSYLLWAFGLWWVPLLVAFGFWHHIVRRQPLRYSTALWSIVFPLGMFAVATFRFGTENQMPLVTFVGDVATWVAVAAWLIVVAGMLLAFARWVLKHEPDKGAQII from the coding sequence ATGAGCGCTTCTTCCCAAGATTCACCACGAGCGCTGTCTTGGTGGCCCAATCAGCCACCTGCTTCCTTTGCCTTCGTCATGGCTACCGGAATTGTTTCTGCCTCACTTCTCGACGCTGGCTGGAGCGTTGCAGCCACGATCTTGTTATGGATAGCGGCTGTTGCTTTGCTGCTGCTCTTTATTGGACTCATTGGTCGCCTTGTTACCCACAATGCTGATGCCGCGGCTGACTTTCGCAATCCACACAAAGGCTTCGGTTACCTGACACTGGTAGCAGCCATTAACGTTGTTGGCATTGGATTTCATCCCGTCGCACCACAAGCCACATGGATTCTGGCCGCAATAAGTATTGTGCTCTGGCTGTTCTTGGCGTACGGAGTCCCCCTGTCAATGATGCTGCGAACAGAAATGGGAGAGAGCTTACGTCCCCGGCTGCTCCCTGTGGACGGCACCTGGTTTCTCTGGGTTGTCTCCACGCAGTCGATCTCCATGGCCGCAGCCTCCCTAGCAACTGGCGGAAGTACTGTGCGGCTTCTCAGCGATGCTGCTGTAGCATTCTGGGGCGTAGGGATCATGCTGTACCTGACGCTCACCACCATGGTTGTACTCCGACTCCTTACAGGTGGTGAAAATCTTGGTGGCATAGTGCCCACCAACTGGATCTTTATGGGGGCCACCGCCATCACCGTCCTGGCCGGTTCAATGATCCTGCATCTGCCGGCGGATATCCCGGTTGTGCATTTGGCCGGTCCAACTGTGGGCGGCCTGAGCTACCTGCTGTGGGCCTTTGGCCTGTGGTGGGTTCCGCTTCTCGTGGCTTTCGGCTTCTGGCACCATATAGTGCGGCGCCAACCCTTGCGATACAGCACCGCATTGTGGTCAATTGTGTTTCCGTTAGGAATGTTCGCCGTAGCAACATTCCGTTTTGGCACTGAAAACCAAATGCCGCTTGTCACCTTCGTAGGCGACGTTGCCACGTGGGTGGCGGTCGCAGCATGGCTAATAGTTGTGGCTGGCATGCTGCTTGCCTTTGCCCGATGGGTGCTTAAACACGAACCGGACAAAGGCGCACAGATTATCTAG
- the pepN gene encoding aminopeptidase N, whose translation MSNHNLLRNEAADRKSLLTVHSYDVDLDLGLAGDLSVAGFPSRSTILFAADLSAGDSADAANTAETFLDFIGLSVESVVLNGANLNLADVVVGSRIRLPSLQAENEVVVCATAAYSRSGEGLHRFVDPADGRTYTYTQYEPADARRVFANFEQPDLKAPFTFHVTAPAGWEVASNQSVSRYVGPDGESAPVAESNLLNQGQDAPVLTARWDFAATLPISTYITTVLAGPYFKVEEHFSMVFGAESAHQGQRLDIPLAAYCRASLAPHFDAAEIFKVTKDGLSYFNELFDHPYPFGKYDQAFVPEYNLGAMENPGLVTFTEAYVHESRATDTAYQQRANTIMHEMAHMWFGDLVTMTWWDDLWLKESFADYMGHLAVAEATPWGAKSWTMFASRRKAWAYVQDQLPTTHPIVADITDLEAAKANFDGITYAKGASVLKQLVAYVGHEAFIAGSREYFAAHAYSNTTLADLLDPLSTASGRDLGTWASQWLQTSGMSTLTPVIDTNNGKVTSVGIRQEAIDPVTGAQALRPHRLAVGCFDYDGGSLVRTHSVTLDVVGEVTEVPEFIGVATPALLLVNDEDHSYAKVRLDAGSLATALRSVGKMIDPLARSLVWSALWNETRDGLLPASVYLRAVVDHAGGENDVSLLQTLADNAVYALHYYCAPAERALAMDMLLAGIGRHLNQAQPASDEQLVWARTLAIVGRCSDAVVQISRDLLAGTHVPAGLAVDGGLRWLLWQQLASRGAATQAELDEELAANTTAEHRASHCAATAALPELALKQRRWSEAVDEDTLSNELLSATIAGFSMAGLIAGERELIESFVEPYFVQIERIWSERSLEMAGRVVRGLFPLQQDLVSGTSPGDHPVMVRTDAWLADHPHASTGLRRMVREQRDQLLRALNAQAVSA comes from the coding sequence GTGTCCAATCATAATCTTCTGCGCAATGAAGCTGCAGACCGCAAATCACTTCTCACCGTCCACTCCTATGATGTGGACCTCGACTTAGGTTTGGCCGGTGACCTGAGTGTCGCCGGGTTCCCAAGCCGCAGCACAATACTGTTCGCTGCCGATCTATCAGCCGGCGACTCTGCCGATGCTGCCAACACCGCTGAAACATTCCTTGACTTCATCGGTTTGAGCGTTGAATCGGTAGTCCTTAACGGTGCGAACCTGAATCTGGCTGACGTGGTTGTTGGCTCACGCATTCGTTTGCCGTCGCTCCAGGCTGAGAATGAAGTTGTTGTGTGTGCTACTGCCGCGTATTCGCGCAGTGGCGAAGGCCTGCACCGGTTCGTGGACCCTGCAGATGGCAGGACATACACGTACACACAGTACGAGCCAGCTGATGCGCGGCGTGTTTTTGCAAACTTTGAACAACCAGATTTGAAGGCCCCGTTTACTTTCCATGTGACTGCTCCGGCGGGTTGGGAGGTAGCATCCAACCAATCGGTAAGCCGATATGTGGGCCCGGATGGTGAGAGTGCTCCTGTAGCGGAGAGTAACTTGCTTAATCAGGGACAGGATGCGCCAGTGCTAACGGCACGCTGGGATTTTGCCGCCACCCTTCCCATCTCCACTTACATCACCACGGTGTTGGCGGGGCCGTATTTCAAAGTGGAGGAGCACTTTTCGATGGTCTTTGGTGCAGAAAGTGCACACCAGGGACAGCGGCTGGACATCCCACTTGCCGCATATTGCAGGGCATCCCTCGCGCCGCACTTTGACGCGGCGGAGATTTTCAAGGTCACTAAAGATGGCTTGTCATACTTCAACGAACTCTTTGACCACCCATACCCGTTCGGTAAATACGATCAGGCGTTTGTGCCTGAGTACAACTTGGGCGCCATGGAAAATCCGGGCCTTGTGACGTTCACGGAAGCGTACGTGCATGAGTCCCGAGCCACCGATACGGCTTACCAACAACGTGCCAACACGATCATGCACGAGATGGCGCATATGTGGTTTGGCGATCTTGTCACGATGACGTGGTGGGATGACCTGTGGTTGAAGGAATCCTTTGCTGATTACATGGGTCACTTGGCTGTTGCCGAGGCGACACCGTGGGGTGCCAAGTCCTGGACCATGTTTGCCAGCCGTCGTAAGGCGTGGGCCTATGTACAAGACCAGCTCCCCACAACCCACCCCATCGTTGCTGATATCACCGACCTTGAAGCCGCCAAGGCTAACTTTGACGGGATCACGTACGCTAAGGGCGCCTCAGTGCTCAAGCAGCTTGTTGCGTACGTGGGCCATGAGGCCTTCATCGCCGGTTCAAGAGAATATTTCGCTGCCCACGCGTATTCAAACACCACTTTGGCGGACCTCTTGGATCCGCTGAGTACAGCTTCCGGGAGAGATTTGGGGACGTGGGCCAGCCAGTGGCTGCAGACCTCCGGTATGTCCACGCTCACCCCCGTCATTGACACAAACAATGGCAAGGTGACTTCCGTTGGGATCCGACAAGAAGCTATTGATCCGGTCACTGGTGCCCAAGCGCTGCGTCCTCACCGGTTGGCGGTTGGCTGCTTTGATTACGACGGCGGATCTCTTGTCCGCACACACTCGGTCACCTTGGATGTGGTTGGCGAGGTGACGGAGGTGCCAGAGTTTATTGGCGTGGCAACACCGGCATTGCTACTGGTCAATGACGAGGATCATAGCTATGCCAAGGTCAGGCTCGACGCCGGATCCCTTGCCACCGCGCTTCGTTCCGTTGGAAAAATGATAGACCCGCTAGCTCGCAGCCTTGTGTGGTCTGCACTGTGGAATGAGACACGGGACGGGCTTCTTCCTGCGTCGGTTTACCTTCGCGCAGTGGTGGATCACGCCGGGGGTGAAAACGATGTTAGCCTGCTGCAAACCTTGGCGGACAACGCTGTTTACGCACTGCATTATTACTGTGCCCCAGCTGAGCGCGCGTTGGCTATGGACATGCTGCTCGCTGGCATTGGGCGGCACCTGAACCAGGCGCAGCCAGCAAGCGACGAGCAGTTGGTGTGGGCGCGCACCCTCGCGATTGTGGGTCGCTGCAGTGACGCGGTGGTGCAGATTAGCCGGGACTTGCTGGCAGGAACACACGTGCCGGCCGGATTGGCTGTTGATGGTGGCCTGCGTTGGCTGTTGTGGCAGCAGTTGGCTTCCCGGGGAGCAGCCACCCAAGCGGAACTGGATGAAGAACTGGCGGCAAACACTACCGCCGAACACAGGGCGAGTCATTGTGCCGCTACAGCCGCACTGCCTGAGCTGGCCCTGAAACAACGTCGCTGGAGTGAAGCCGTCGATGAGGATACGCTCAGCAATGAACTCCTCAGCGCTACTATCGCCGGATTCTCGATGGCGGGGCTAATCGCTGGTGAGAGAGAGCTAATTGAATCGTTCGTGGAACCCTATTTTGTGCAGATTGAACGTATCTGGTCTGAGCGCAGTCTGGAAATGGCTGGGCGGGTAGTCCGGGGATTGTTCCCGCTGCAGCAAGATCTTGTCTCTGGGACTTCTCCTGGTGATCACCCGGTGATGGTTCGAACCGATGCCTGGTTGGCAGACCACCCCCATGCATCCACCGGGCTGCGACGCATGGTGCGCGAACAGCGTGACCAGCTACTACGGGCCCTCAACGCCCAAGCGGTTAGCGCCTAG
- a CDS encoding putative sulfate exporter family transporter: MVNPEGKRSGSREQILVIAPGLAVALAAVAVSLLLHSLVPMLPAMTIAVVLGIAAVNLPGTSTLCQGPCRAGLNFAGKHFMRAGIVFLGLKLSLGDIMDLGWLSVGLVVAVVLLSFAGTLVLGKLFKLEGDTPLLIATGFSICGASAIGAMAAVKGTKHEDTVLPVALVTLCGTLAIGILPLLMNPLGLSPLEFGQWVGAGVHDVGQVVATAQTAGAVALSAAVVVKLTRVVLLAPIVGVAGAIERKRQARALELQRAGNVETATSTRFPPVIPMFVVGFLLMAALRTTGWLPESGIEAGALAQDIALGAALFGLGSSVRVRDLLNTGARATVMALCSWLLIGTLAFGAVHLMNI, from the coding sequence ATGGTAAATCCGGAAGGTAAAAGGAGCGGTTCAAGAGAGCAGATCCTTGTTATTGCACCAGGGCTGGCTGTGGCACTGGCAGCGGTTGCCGTATCTCTGCTGCTGCACAGCCTGGTGCCGATGCTCCCTGCCATGACCATCGCCGTCGTGCTTGGGATTGCCGCAGTGAACCTGCCCGGGACCTCGACGCTGTGCCAAGGACCGTGTCGTGCCGGATTAAACTTCGCGGGCAAGCATTTCATGCGCGCTGGCATTGTCTTCCTGGGCCTCAAGCTCAGTCTCGGAGACATCATGGACCTAGGCTGGCTGAGTGTGGGCCTGGTCGTAGCAGTTGTGTTGCTCAGCTTTGCCGGCACACTGGTCCTGGGGAAGCTGTTCAAGCTAGAAGGCGACACTCCCCTTCTGATTGCAACTGGGTTTTCCATTTGCGGGGCTTCGGCTATCGGAGCCATGGCCGCCGTCAAGGGAACAAAACATGAAGATACTGTGCTGCCAGTGGCATTAGTGACCCTATGCGGCACCCTGGCGATAGGTATTTTGCCACTTCTGATGAATCCGCTAGGACTTTCACCACTGGAATTTGGTCAGTGGGTTGGTGCCGGAGTTCACGATGTGGGTCAGGTAGTGGCCACCGCCCAAACGGCTGGAGCTGTTGCGCTGAGCGCGGCGGTGGTGGTGAAGCTGACTCGCGTTGTGCTGTTGGCACCCATCGTGGGTGTGGCCGGGGCGATCGAGCGCAAACGCCAAGCACGTGCTCTTGAACTCCAACGCGCTGGAAACGTGGAGACTGCCACGAGCACCCGTTTTCCTCCGGTCATTCCAATGTTCGTGGTTGGCTTTCTATTGATGGCAGCTCTGCGCACCACCGGGTGGCTACCTGAATCGGGTATTGAAGCCGGTGCCCTTGCCCAGGACATCGCCTTGGGGGCTGCTCTCTTTGGCCTTGGCTCCAGCGTACGGGTACGTGATCTGCTGAATACAGGAGCCCGTGCAACCGTCATGGCCTTGTGTTCCTGGCTGCTGATTGGGACCCTGGCGTTTGGGGCTGTGCACCTGATGAACATCTGA